A segment of the Nilaparvata lugens isolate BPH chromosome X, ASM1435652v1, whole genome shotgun sequence genome:
TTACTTGATGCATGCTCTTGCTTTGAGtgcatgttttttcttttattgttaaTGACTTGTCTATCTGTGACCATCTTATGTAGTTCACATTATGGtcagaaacaaaaataataataataataataattaatgttcaacAATCTCAAGTTAATGTATACCGATACATAGATTACTTTATGAGAATTAAATACATAGCTTTTTATGGTGTGGTGTCGGATAAATCTGTTGCCTATCCAAGTAatcatattaaaaaattataagagaTACCGGTATTCATCATCAATGTGTAACTGattgtttttgaatgaaaatgaaattgaatgaaatgacaAAAAACGTGAACAACAGAAAACGCAATATCTCATCTTAACAATAAAAACGTTtcacaatatattataatgattaaacATAATTATCAGTTTCTTTTGTAcgagtgaataaaataaaaatgccTCCTCAGGCCTAGCTCGCGTGGGACGTGAGCCTGTGAGAATGTTCACTATACTatgaaaaaagtgaaaactgttaataataataaagatatcATATTGCAAAAATTTCAGAAACTCTAATTCTATGTATATATAGATAGCATGATGAGTTTTGTACATACTTTTTTATGTGAGTCATATAATCTGATATCCAAGAGGTTATTTAAATAGAAGAACATTGAGAAATATCCGCCAACGTGCttactatactataatatacTAAACATAAATTATGGGAATGTGATCTCTATAATCGATTGTTacagaatgaaaatttatacTATAAGGTACCTCTACTATGAAGAatatatatgataattatttatagtaTTGCAAATACTAtgttttggaataaaaatgtatacTATACCgtgataaaaaaatatgaaaatattaatattaccgcaagaaacataaattatattttcataagaATTATATTAATAGAAGCGAATAAACTGACCTGATAGTTTCTGACGGGAATAGTGTAGAAAACGTAACAGAGCAGGCTCCGAGTCACAACTAGCGCACAAAAACAAAATCCAACTTCTTATATAGGCTACTCCTTCTTACCCCCACTCCCCACGCCACCACCTCACAAGTGCGTCCACCAAAGCACGTCTTCTTATTTCTTGATTCACTCATTTCTAGAAACATATTTCAATCATCTTCTTCCCAATCAACACAGAAATCTACAGTGAGACTAGCAATACATTACAACAAAATAAGGAAATAATCTCTTAAACGGAATAAAAAGATATGAATCAATagtaataaaaaacaaaaatttccatcaatttagaaaattaaaaacaagtttttgaagcaagaaaaaataacattttacaagaaaacctatagtgagattcacttgaatcagtcagcattcctcatacaATTTCCCgatcaaacaataataataataataatactgacagtttaaagtgaatctcactatagatagaaatctatttttattgatatttccaATCCAGTAGCTCAAAAAAATATTTGCCCAGCACCTTCCAAAGCAGCATAACTGAATAAATTACTTATTGAATGTAAGATATTatctacaatataaataatatagattaaATATAGGGAATGAAAACAAAATGGCACttggttgaataattaattgcaaaACGTTTtagtaacaaaaaaaaatcagaaatCAAACTATTACTTATCATTCAATTTGACACTAGAAAATGGCATAATGCACCGTGTCTTGAAAAAGCAGATTGAAGATACTGATCTATCAAATTGAAAACCATTACGAATAATATGGAATATGAGTTGATagagatttttttttgaatttcaaaatttgaaatgatattATATGTGGTGAATTTTCTATCTATATTCACTTAACtcttaaattttgaattgttcTTGGACgctacttgaaaaattataatgtattttatataatgaataacaaaatcaagattctaataaaaattataaattgaacagaaaatctaAACTTCAAATTGATaactaatacaaaataaatttgtacAAAGATGATTTTTAAATAGTTAAAAAACTATGACTATGAAAAAAGTAGATAATAACAATGAGATTGATAACTGAAATTCAAACCAATATGTATAACATGATACAAAATAGAATGTGAAATAGACGAGTTCAAgactaaaaatacaaaaaataaaaatcaaatcacaaagtCTAACTTGATTAGcattcactcacacatgcacacagTTAAAAACAGTAATTATACTTCCCAAGATCTGGAATATTAATCTGTATTCAACATCCTATTCCGTCTACAAAGAAATAGAGATAAATTTCAAACGAAGAATAGTAATAGAATGGCACTTTCTCAGAAAGTTAAACTGATAACATTGAAAAGCTCAACCCGACTCACGCCTAACCCCCGACACCCGCCACCCGCCCTCAGCCAATCCAACACCGCCAACCATCCACGCCAGAGCTCGACTGTCAATACACCTAATTGTTGGAGGCAAGCGATTCCAAATTCGGCAAGCTGTCAcgtgaaatattattcattatatatggTTGTCTTATGATTAGGGATAATCAATAGTTGTGCGCCCTGTCTAGTATCCCTCATACTTCGATcaccaataaaaacaaacatttttgccAGATATTTTGGACTTTTCATATGTAATAGTTCATGTAGTGACATCAAAACGTGATTATCTCGCATAGGCCTGAGCTTCAGTACGCCTAGCTGCTGGAAATCAGGTGTTATATGGTCATCTCttctaaaattgtaaattaaACGAATGCAGTAATTCTGGGCACTTGGCAGACGCTCTGGCAAGACCACAGTCATGTAATCAACCACAATGTCGGCGTAGTTAAAGTAAGGCAAAATCAATGACTTCACCAACATTACCTTCATGGAATGGAATCAAGACACCAATCTTTTTTAACGAGTGTATACCTGCAAATACCTTGTTGCAGGTGATGTCAACTTGGTGTGTCCAGTCAAGAGTCTTGTCCATTGTTAGTCCGAGATTGGTAACAGAGTCGCTGTAAATCTAgtctttgtaatttattttgatgAAGGGCTCATTATTAAAGTGAATACATCGGCGAGAAATGAGTTTAGTATAGGCGACAATTATTGCTTTCGATTTAGCTTCGTTGATTCTTAGCCGTCCATGCCTGTGAGAGCCTCACGTTCATCATTCATCTTCTCTACTGTATCTGTGAAATCGCTCATGCTGAAGTGAATGTACATTGagaaagagaatagaatagaatcgctgccttcattttttacctaggagggcggagttagggcgcagccggccctctcttacactcaaccctccaatacaacgctAAATAATTACCagattaagggccgtttgcacagtgtaagtttaagctaaagcttaaaccaaatctggattttttttggtttaaactaaaattccgtttgcacagtatcagtttaaactctgtattgagtttaaactttcGAAAAGTTTAAACCttcaaagcaggaggtttaaaccaataataatttggattaacttgacatctgtaaagatttgatgggaaacagctgatagtaaattatttttcgacagttgtttttaatgcttctgtagacgataattattattaatttaggttgtagtgaatcattatttgaatgtaaaaataattttaatggaggaattgatagaagtttttaatgcgattgataaagattactgagaagaaattttgaaactgataaaaattcggcaaaaaacaaataatttaaatttctgggatagaGACTTCTtaaacggttttgcttgagtacagcaactgccaatttagtattttgattgaataaaccatatgatagagatagagacaatttttaacagtggtctttgattagaaaacatgtttttaataacacataactgagatttctaataaacgaggaaggccgtagtagattcaagcgtaacaaaataacttttttatcttacattctaaaatatattttctggtgccaactaaacataagtttttaaagaatttcttgatcgcttttcacttttataaccGCGTACAGCTTATATACTAACAgttctgtggattttgaacaaaaacaagaaaatactaaaatagtagctacataacctcaattcactgatggtttgtaaacaaataacaaatttcctgtaaaaatcagccttcctgataaataaacgatgacattctattaccaacttaacgctaaactagtttaacttaaactggattagtaaatgcactgagaaaaccgattcaagtttaaactttcagattaacttaaactcgattagctaatcgagtttagcaatctatactgtgcaaacggccctaaacaaatcaaattgagaaaaaaattatacaatattacaaacaaggtaaataaataagtgagagagggagagagagagaaaaaaaagagaggaagagagagatagagagagagtgattagGGTTTAATCAAGTCATTGAAGTCAGTTGAGAGAaggtattatttattgaagtaaAGGTCTacaaattatcaatattgttaGTATTGTTATACTACTGTACGTGTACAATCATCTAATATATTGATTAAACCAATCTACTATAAGTTAGTTTTGTCAGTACATAATAGCATTAAACTAAAAGGTTATATGCGacagttttaaaatatttgtataatattcatAAGCAATCAAAAATGTCTCCAAAAATATGAATTACTTAATTAACTAAGCGAATAAGCTATAAAAAAAAACGTTGAAAGTCTACCATCAAAATCATTTCACGTCTTATGGCAATTAATGCCCCTGCATAAAGATAGGGCAGTCAATGCTTCTTGGAGTTGATGGACACGCTCATGACTGGTTGTTTCTTTTATTTTGTGAGCCAAATTATTCAGCTGATATGGATCTTCAACCAGGTTGTAAAATTCGGCAAAGTACTGCAAcaaaaattgtaataattaaattgattgaaacatTAATATTCAAGTACTATAATACTAATCATAAACTACAACACATAGTACTAGAAGTGCTGATGATCATGAATACAAAAGTGACAATATCACAAGTGTTACCAGTCAGCTTCAAATTAAGCACTTTCAAGCATCATATTAACCCTACATGTTTTGCAAGACAGCAAGTGTCTCTTTATATTGGGTCAATTTCTATCGCAAAAACTCAAAGtaacattttaaatttcataaatttccaGTTTTGATATAAATCTAGTAAATTTCATCGAAAAATTGTTTGTCTCAACCCAATTTTATCTAACATTGACAATGAAGGACGAAAGATATGGCAAGCAACGTTCCGTTCTGTGTCGTTCTGAAGCGTTGCAAGTCCAGTGTGCTAATGTTGATCTAGTCGTGGGTTCGAGTCCCATTCCACCTgacaattattttatcattcttctcctcatcacccacgcacaagtcaTAGACTTGAGTGAGAACCATCATAAAAAGCGGTAAACTTATACGTCTTGAATCTCCTTGAGTAACTGCTGTTATTTCACCAGCAGATTCCTATGCAAATAGACTTGAAAAGTATGTAAGAATTAgtttatatattgtaataatgattgTAATGTAATGTGTTTTGTAGTGTGAAGATTTTGTTTTGACGGAGTAAAGTAGAGATTTCATTTAATCCAGTATTCTTATTAGTAaatggaattgtataattttttgttctgggtttattgtatgtaatttgattcattatttttttggcAAAAGCTGAtttgattcatgtaattatttgaattatgttgatAAAGTTCTATTAGATTCCATTTTAGACATATAAGAATTATGATCTTACCTCAGAGTCGACAAACtcgcaataaataaaattatcaggATCGCTTATTTTTCTCAGACAATTGTAAGTGTTGTTATGGGAATCCTGGCATTTACAGGCAGCTTCGAAATGACATCCCTAGAAAACGAAAAAATAGAGTGATGGATGAGGTGGGCTGAAAGCATTAAAACGTGCAAACTTTTTACATTTATGTATGTTTTAGTGAGTTCCATCATTGAAAACAATTccaattaatataatttaaacagACTAGTTAGGCAGGGAGGGAAGTATGAATGATTTAAAACATCCGTCACACATTTTTCGATCAAACTCGTATTAAATTTCTGTTATGTAGACTAAACATTGCAAAAATAACATTGTCTAGGGAAGtagatttcaaaatatttattactGAAATCTGTACTGAACATTTTTAGATAGACATTGATAGAGTAAACTGATTAACTTCTTATATTTAAGTTCAATACGGTagtgttcaattattatgaaatgcacaaaaatatatttaatttggTAACtcatatagaatataatatacatCATTATGGCTGAAAAATGCATGACTGTTCtttgaagttgattgaaaaATGCCTGAGGGGAAATTTATCAAACCTattcaattcatgaaaaatatttaatcaaaaATCGGAATATATGTGATGATATTGTGAGGTGAATGTATTACACATTACACTGTAACGTTGCAAATTACCAACGAACATAGGATAAATTATCAGCTTTGAtacaaaacaagaaaaataaacaCATTATAATGCATTGGAGTCATATGGTGAAGAATGAACAGTtctaaaaattaattcataagaGCATCATGGAAGTTGAAgttttagtttaaataatgtGAAAAACAAAGTGATAAGATTAAAACAAGTAAGTAGGGTTCAAATTTTCTGATGCAGAGCTCaatcataaatttaatagtaatgTTCAAAAAATGTGAAGTGTTAAATActgaatacaaaatacaaaaatagaatTGCAGAAATCTTTGAAACCAGAATCTATAGCATATCTATCatcgaattaatttgaagaaagtgcgcaattcaatgagcaaaatcaatcaaaaatcTAAAATCGACCCATCAATGTGGTgcttatattaaaaataaatgctcaatacaatacatacaataattatgcaatggtattattcaattttatccaCTAATTTGGTGAATCTCCACTTGTTTGTCAAATATAACATAAGTGAcaggaattaataattaatatcacgTTAATTGGAACATGGATAAATAtccttatttatttttaaaaattacaaaaattctaGTAAAACGACACCAAGAAAACTTTCCTGAATGTCAGTTGAGATTTAAAATGTCAATTGTTGGacattcattcttgtttagagGAAAAGCATAAGTCATTAAAGCATAGACTGGCATCTGTGATTAAAGCCAATTAAAACACCAGCGTCACTATAGTCGGATTCACTTCATAAGGAGTGCTGACAGATCAATGTGAATCTCTCACAATAGAAAAATGCCAGTCATATCGTCCAACACAATAATAACACCTttttaatatgataataaaattaattatgtatatatatatatatatatatatatatatatatatatatatattatatatatatatatatatatatatatatatagggaaCTGTAACCTTGCTCACTCATCAGTGTGAAGAGTAAAACAATTCGTGCTAAACTttatgcatttttcaaattggttcatttaatctataattttctgttattgaaaaaataaatacagtgTAACTTGGTTATTGCGACCTCGGCCATAGAGTCAACACAGATATAACGTCATTTATTTATAGGTCCCACCAAACTACAAGTAATTTACATTGCAAAAGCCACGGATTTATCGCCAGTAAATTTCAAAACCTCTAATATATCGTCAAGTAAATTGGGCCGAGAAGGACTGAGTGCTTAgaagaaaattacaaacttcttTGTCCAGTAGGACTTCCTATTTTCGTGCTTATAAGTTGTGAATTGCCATTTCCATTCTAGTACTTGGATAAGGCCTATgtttatttattactttattatgtttatttattgtatacttattatacttGTATTATATGTATacttatttatgtttatttattactGTTTATTTATACTTTATTTTGATTCTTAGACTTGAGTTCTAAGATAAGATTGAGTTATAcatatactgtataataaagTATGTGTTTCCTAAATTACCTTTATTAAGAGTGTGTTTTCCATATaaaatcaatgtttttcaatttctcattgGTTTAGAATAAGGATATTATTGTGTCACTCTGATATAGCGTCATTAAATGTGTGGTCCCTTAAATGACGTTATAACCATATTCCACTGTAGACACTTAATTTTGGAAatgtttttataccattctaatCCAATATACATTCTAATCTATTTGAAGAAATTGGATTAATATATTGTTACAAATCACAACAAGAATAGCAATCACTTCTCAaacatttatgaaaattaaaCTAGATAGCCTCACTTTGACGACGTACCTAAAATTAAGATTATCAGTATAACTATAAGAGATATACGGTTTCAGATCCCTCCACTATAACTTTATACAACCGTCTCTAGCGGAGTCAATGCCACTTTACCAGCCGAGTACTACTTGAGCAAACAACTGCATCGTTGTATTTTCAAATGCTTAGTGATACAAAGTTTTGGTGAAACTGATTTTCTTAGTTGCTAACTCAATTTCTCAGAATCATTCTTAATGCATCTTAATGAATCAGTCGAGTAAAGCAACTAACAGGTCATGATCTCggaaaaaatttgaattaaagtgaatttctcaAATCCAATTATTTCGGGATCAAGGAAAACTTTTTTTGCTTTCAGCAGGAAAATAACTTCTAATTACTATATTCATTACCAGAACGCAATTCGTAGGGAACATTGAGCTATGTGCTGTCTAAcattcaatataatcattgaataaaaattgtgaGAATGAAATGtatgaaattaaatataaaatattaatatttaccTTGATACCATAATCACCAATCAGATGCTCGCACTGCGGATCGATATCGATACTATTGCTTTCACCGCGATACTCTATGACAATTGATCGATGTCGACTGTCTGGCAAGGTGGTATTTGCAATAGGAAGAAACGATAAGCCATCAAACGAGTCCAAATCATAACGTACACCTGCCATGTCTAGTATTGTACCAGCAATATCAACATTTACAACTGGACTAGTCATCAGCTTTTTTTCCGGAATATTTGGTCCTCTCACAATGAGCGGTACCCGTATGTCTGTTTCATACATTTGTCTCTTATCCCAGGGTAAGCCAAACTGGCCTGCAAATGGATGAGaagtgaaaaatatcaaaatcaaatcaatcaagtcTTATAATCAGTTCAGAACCACATAGACCACATCAACAAATTCAATGGGCAATATACAATCTAATCTAGTTGAAGAAAAAGGAACAATCTATTGTTACAAATCACAAAGAGAGAGTAGCAATCACTCattatgaaacaataataataatttgcagatggaaattacagagatattgtatttattttttcagaatttaatttgaatttttgtttaataataattatcaaaaataatttgtagaataaaCAGACAATAACatttaataatagaaaaatgatgatgataataataataagacaaTGTCGTACATaagtattgaataataatagtattgcaACAATATACaatgataattgattataacaattataaattttcatttttaaaacatCAGTGACACGTTGAGTTGAGTGTAAACCTGTTTCAAGCCACTGTGGTCCATCTTCAGCGTAcctaatattcaataaaaatatagtaACATTGTTCAATCAGTAGAAAATTCtggaggagattgattgattgagtactttatttatggagattacaatatatactgtcgtATACACTTatatagcttacaatacagcaaaattatagatagaGATATCAAAATTATAGATAGAGATATCAAGATAACAAAATTATAGAGATAGAGATATCATGATTCATAAAgatgattcaataattgaacttgCTAGCTTGGACAGGGAAagataataatatagaaaagaAAGAGTATAGAAAGAGTATACAGTAGAAAGGCATCACTTTACTGTTGTAAAAAAACCTATACTTATTACATTTTTGAACAACACAGTTTAAATTGGGAAATGTTGGaagatattataattttctctaTAGTCTCTAAAATAAATATGACCCAAGTTTTAGACAAATACAAAATGCCTTAGATGAGTGAAACGAGTAAAGTACGATAATTGAACAGAACAAAGAATCAAATTTTGTACATATATTATTTGTAACCAATCTGAAAAATGAACTATCACTACTAATCCGAAAAATTCAATGGGAAACTCCaaatatttccattaaattCCGCAAACATACAATGGAAAATTATAGTTTAACTAAAATTAacctaaatttaaattattgccCCTACCTAGATGGAATCCATTATCTGATGTGAATATAACGTAGGTATTATTCAAAAGCAATTTTTTTTCGAGTTCCTCAATTAAAGATTCGACTAGATCGTCAACTGAGAGAAGAGTTTCCCATCTCATTTCTTGAAATTGGTCCAGTTTCGAAATGAGATCATCAGGGAGAACTTCGGGCAGCATCCTAGTTAGCCAATGTTTAGTCTGTTTAAAGAAATTAAAAACTTCGTGAACTCATTCAATCTACAATATATGAAgagttataaaattattacattcattcCGAATCACAATTGATTCCAACTATTGTGATGGAAAGCGTATTTTCACCTTGCCGCGGGCCCAATACCATTCATTATTGGGGAACATGTTAAACGATCACGCTTAGAGATTATAAAGGTGGCAAAATGGTTACAGAGTTTTAAATTTctacttttcatttcaaaaaagcTATTTTCATTTGGAAAACGTTCTACCATGACTGaaaaatttagatttcaaatgattttaatGTAAATCGTTAAAACAAagaacaatcaatcaattttattaatatgaTCTAATGAAAAACAGTGTTTCCTTCCTGAATTTAGATATTCCAACAACGATTAATAGAACGAACCGTTGTAGGAGCGAAAGTTTTCATGAAAACATGTAAtaacaaacattttaaacatagaagaaagtagttttattttgaatgtttataaCACGAAACTATTTATAGTTTAATTTGAGAGGAAGTTATTAAAATTGACACAAAATTTGATAGTATTATACGTTCTCACTCACATTATGAGTGGAAATGAATCAGCATTAGGCctacttgaaatttcaagttatgtCGGAAGCCTGTTTTCTGTTGTATCAAGGCGTTTTTGCTATTAGTTGTCTCATTCcgaattgaaatatttatgcCAATTGTAATATTCCACTCTGTAGTGCCAGTACTGACCAGTTAAACTGGTGTATAACAGAGTGTTTTCCCCAATGTATTAAAAGTCTCCAAAGTTGTTCCTGTTCATAAGAAGGGCTCTAAAGAGGAATCTTCCAGTAATAGACCCATCCAAATAGTACCTGTCTTCTCCAAGGTTCTAGAGATTGTCATGTATATACAGGAGTATGAATACTTAGTAAATCTTGGGGTACTGTCGGagcatcaatttggttttgtgaAGGGAAGATCTACTACTGACGCCTTTGATGCACTaatgaaatttgtaattgagtctTTTGAAAACAGGTGCTTTGCTCAGGCCGCCTTCTCTGACCTGAGCAAGGTATTTGACTGCGTAAAACATGATATTTTGCTCGAAATATAAGCTTTTTATGAAATCAGTGGAAAGAGCCTTTTGCCCGGTTTTTCAGTCGTTCTATAAActatttatccattcaataactctattgaatcgataaacatgagaaatgcgtttctagaacgctccataaacttattgaatccttaaatctctcgataaactatatgcccggtttctcagtcgttccataagctgtttatccattcaataactttattgaatagataaatatgtGAAATGCGTTTCTAGAACGCTCCTTAAACTTATTGAATCCATAAATCTCTCGATAAACTATAGTGCCAAAAT
Coding sequences within it:
- the LOC111049407 gene encoding N-acetylglucosamine-6-sulfatase isoform X4 encodes the protein MNFLVFLFFLSVILVANGQKPNIVLFLTDDQDELLGGIFVSTPLCCPSRSSILTGRYAHNHGTFNNSINGGCNSHEWQTVHEKNTFAVHLQKNGYRTFYAGKYLNKYGTGKNGSHIPPGWDWWFGLHGNSVYYNYTLSVNGTNHYFTDQYLTKVIKNYGLEFLKSQSNLDQPFLMVLATPAPHEPFTPEDQYKGHFKGVKTKHWLTRMLPEVLPDDLISKLDQFQEMRWETLLSVDDLVESLIEELEKKLLLNNTYVIFTSDNGFHLGQFGLPWDKRQMYETDIRVPLIVRGPNIPEKKLMTSPVVNVDIAGTILDMAGVRYDLDSFDGLSFLPIANTTLPDSRHRSIVIEYRGESNSIDIDPQCEHLIGDYGIKGCHFEAACKCQDSHNNTYNCLRKISDPDNFIYCEFVDSEYFAEFYNLVEDPYQLNNLAHKIKETTSHERVHQLQEALTALSLCRGINCHKT
- the LOC111049407 gene encoding N-acetylglucosamine-6-sulfatase isoform X3, coding for MNFLVFLFFLSVILVANGQKPNIVLFLTDDQDELLGGIFVSTPLCCPSRSSILTGRYAHNHGTFNNSINGGCNSHEWQTVHEKNTFAVHLQKNGYRTFYAGKYLNKYGTGKNGSHIPPGWDWWFGLHGNSVYYNYTLSVNGTNHYFTDQYLTKVIKNYGLEFLKSQSNLDQPFLMVLATPAPHEPFTPEDQYKGHFKGVKVPRTPNFNYKSGKTKHWLTRMLPEVLPDDLISKLDQFQEMRWETLLSVDDLVESLIEELEKKLLLNNTYVIFTSDNGFHLGQFGLPWDKRQMYETDIRVPLIVRGPNIPEKKLMTSPVVNVDIAGTILDMAGVRYDLDSFDGLSFLPIANTTLPDSRHRSIVIEYRGESNSIDIDPQCEHLIGDYGIKGCHFEAACKCQDSHNNTYNCLRKISDPDNFIYCEFVDSEYFAEFYNLVEDPYQLNNLAHKIKETTSHERVHQLQEALTALSLCRGINCHKT
- the LOC111049407 gene encoding N-acetylglucosamine-6-sulfatase isoform X5, which translates into the protein MNFLVFLFFLSVILVANGQKPNIVLFLTDDQDELLGGIVPMGKTQRLIANKGVIFSNSFVSTPLCCPSRSSILTGRYAHNHGTFNNSINGGCNSHEWQTVHEKNTFAVHLQKNGYRTFYAGKYLNKYGTGKNGSHIPPGWDWWFGLHGNSVYYNYTLSVNGTNHYFTDQYLTKVITKHWLTRMLPEVLPDDLISKLDQFQEMRWETLLSVDDLVESLIEELEKKLLLNNTYVIFTSDNGFHLGQFGLPWDKRQMYETDIRVPLIVRGPNIPEKKLMTSPVVNVDIAGTILDMAGVRYDLDSFDGLSFLPIANTTLPDSRHRSIVIEYRGESNSIDIDPQCEHLIGDYGIKGCHFEAACKCQDSHNNTYNCLRKISDPDNFIYCEFVDSEYFAEFYNLVEDPYQLNNLAHKIKETTSHERVHQLQEALTALSLCRGINCHKT
- the LOC111049407 gene encoding N-acetylglucosamine-6-sulfatase isoform X2 → MNFLVFLFFLSVILVANGQKPNIVLFLTDDQDELLGGIVPMGKTQRLIANKGVIFSNSFVSTPLCCPSRSSILTGRYAHNHGTFNNSINGGCNSHEWQTVHEKNTFAVHLQKNGYRTFYAGKYLNKYGTGKNGSHIPPGWDWWFGLHGNSVYYNYTLSVNGTNHYFTDQYLTKVIKNYGLEFLKSQSNLDQPFLMVLATPAPHEPFTPEDQYKGHFKGVKTKHWLTRMLPEVLPDDLISKLDQFQEMRWETLLSVDDLVESLIEELEKKLLLNNTYVIFTSDNGFHLGQFGLPWDKRQMYETDIRVPLIVRGPNIPEKKLMTSPVVNVDIAGTILDMAGVRYDLDSFDGLSFLPIANTTLPDSRHRSIVIEYRGESNSIDIDPQCEHLIGDYGIKGCHFEAACKCQDSHNNTYNCLRKISDPDNFIYCEFVDSEYFAEFYNLVEDPYQLNNLAHKIKETTSHERVHQLQEALTALSLCRGINCHKT
- the LOC111049407 gene encoding N-acetylglucosamine-6-sulfatase isoform X1, coding for MNFLVFLFFLSVILVANGQKPNIVLFLTDDQDELLGGIVPMGKTQRLIANKGVIFSNSFVSTPLCCPSRSSILTGRYAHNHGTFNNSINGGCNSHEWQTVHEKNTFAVHLQKNGYRTFYAGKYLNKYGTGKNGSHIPPGWDWWFGLHGNSVYYNYTLSVNGTNHYFTDQYLTKVIKNYGLEFLKSQSNLDQPFLMVLATPAPHEPFTPEDQYKGHFKGVKVPRTPNFNYKSGKTKHWLTRMLPEVLPDDLISKLDQFQEMRWETLLSVDDLVESLIEELEKKLLLNNTYVIFTSDNGFHLGQFGLPWDKRQMYETDIRVPLIVRGPNIPEKKLMTSPVVNVDIAGTILDMAGVRYDLDSFDGLSFLPIANTTLPDSRHRSIVIEYRGESNSIDIDPQCEHLIGDYGIKGCHFEAACKCQDSHNNTYNCLRKISDPDNFIYCEFVDSEYFAEFYNLVEDPYQLNNLAHKIKETTSHERVHQLQEALTALSLCRGINCHKT